TAGcgaaaagcaaacattgcctGCCCCAAAGGtgaaagtagagaaccaacgagTGGAGATAGGGGTCGAAAGTACGACATGagcataaaaaaaataaataaaaataaaaaaaccaaagccAATGGGCATCGCATagagactggaggggataggaccctcacacaaaacaattaactggaggggataggaccctcgcactagACATTTGACTGGaagggataggaccctcgcactaaacatttgactggaggggataggaccctcgcactaaacatttgactggaggggataggaccctcgcactaaacatttgactggaggggataggaccctcgcaaaTAAACATTTGAccggaggggataggaccctcgcaaaAAACAttcgactggaggggataggaccctcgcacaaaacattcgactggaggggataggaccctcacacaaaacattcagctggaggggataggaccctcgcacaacACATTtggctggaggggataggaccctcgtgcAAAACATTTCCGTCAAAATAGTCATTTCCAATAGTACTACATGAACTTGAGAGGGCAGAAAGCCTAAGGAAAGAGAATGTCACAGAAAGCCCTCAAGTGCCGAATgggcctttttccttttttgttttaaaggagaAACATGGCATTAAGCTTAGGATAGTGCTTTCACCCATGTGATGGCTGGCATGTGACTGAAAAGGGGATGAAAGGCAATCGTATCGAGGAGAAatgagggtggggggggggaagcaAATGCACACAGCAGGCTTCCAGGGGGATGCCAACATGATTGCTGTACCCATAGGTGAAAACACTGTAGGTTCAGGACAATACAGGAAAATATGAATTAAGTTATCCAAGGAACTGTCATAGATCATTACTGATTGTTAGAAAAATCCAAGTTTCAATGAGATACTCAAGTGCTTTCAAGGATTCCAGGGGGTTGTTAGCAGGAGGAGCAAGAGGCCAATGACTGAGGAACCTGACATATTGTTTCCTTTGGAGTCCTGATGTAAGCTTGGTATGTGTTAGGATTCCAGCGACCCAGAATTTGAAGAGCCAGTTGAAAATGCCAGTGATTCTGCCGGTTGTAGCAGCACCAATACTAAAGCTGTGAGAGGCAGAGGAGGAGCTGTCATTGTCACAGAGGTTTAAGAGAGACCATAAGTTGTTGGTGTGTGAAGTCTGGGTGAGATATGGTCCACAGGAGAAGCTGAAGAGTAGCTGGCCAGGGGTCTTGAGTAGCAGTTTTGAGCATATAATCTTGCAGGGCAGACGATGCATAAAGGTCTGAGTTTGACCTTGCAAAACTGAGCCTGGCTGTCTCCCAGAAAGGGTCAGTTTTGGACTTTTAAATTGCAGTGTCAAATGAAGTAGGGTGAAGGATGTTGGGATGGAAAGAAATGTCTGTTCTAGCAAGGTGGGACTGAGGGTCGAAATTGCCATTGCAGGTAAATTCGCTGCTTCTTAAGAAGCCAAAAAATGAAAGGGTAAATGCAGCCCATAACATAAAGGAGTCAACATTTGGTAGACTTAAAGTTGTAACTTAGTATACTTAGATGCTATGGAGAACTGATGAGGTGATCAGGTGGCAAGCCTTCTTGCATTCCCATGGGAGAGCTTGATCCCCCTCAAACTTTTGTGAAGGACTGGCATAGCCAGAATGTCCAGGAGACAGCCAGACTCAATGTGAAGGTTGTCAAGTGCTGCCAGATAAACATAATCGTGCCGTAGGAGCCTTGTATTGCACAGATGAGTAACAAAAGGGATCAGGGTGACCTTGTGAGCAAGTCGaacagggagggggggggggggggttacggAAAGCTGATTAAAAATGAAGGGGACCTCCGTAGGCCAACGGGAAGGGCTGTGTAAAGGTAGTAGTGGTCTTTCCGGGCCATTCCCTGGAGCTCCCTCAGGGGTGAATGGGGATTATTCTGGAGGCAGGTTACAGGGTCTGAAATTGCGCCTTCCTGGTTGCTAATGCAACTAaaaaattgagtactggcgaccagaatttcacaactgGTCGCCATTGTTAAGGTCAGATCTGTTTGCCAAGAGAtgtcttactttttatcctgAGACTGTTTTGAAATAGAAATGAAGGATTTTTTCCGTTAACAGCCTCCATAACGTCACAAGCCGTTGTTTCTCATAAAATATGTATTGCAGGGGGAAAAACAACTCAGTAAAGAGATTCAAGGACTGGTGTGAGCAATGTACCGCTATGGCGGCTTGTGTTCGACAGGGTGTGACTAGTGTTTCTgtagctgaaattttcgacaaaCTAGGGGGCAGATACAtttcattattacatgtacattcgaGGTCGGatacattttctctccaaaatgtgcgcttttgaaagtgaaaagataATGCTTGACACATACACAAGACCATGCGGTTGttgctttctggtatccataaaaCAGGCCAAAATGCACAAGTTAATTTGGACCCTGGGTTAGATGTCTGTTTTGGAGGGGGAGGTTTGTGGCTGTTTTCCTACGAAAGTCAACATCGTAGGAAGGCCATGCCAAGCCCGCAACTTCCTTTGGGTAATCGAATGGTCGCTTGATAGGGGAACATCTCTACCACCCTTTGGGAAAAAGAAGTGAGAAGTGCAGaaccaggggtggatccagagtaGTTCAAGTGACCTGCAGAAATCACTCAAATTTCTTCCAAACCTTATTTTTTAGCCCTTTATTGCAGTTCACGAAATCAACTATCCTTGTTataattttttgagaaatatgacAAGAGAATTGCTCCCAATTGATCGACAGATAAACAGCTTACTTCAACaacaaatcaaaagaaatcGCGAAATTCTGAAATCTCTGttcaagacaataattttttgcaaaagaaacAACATAGCCCTCAGAGGTCCACGAGATGATGATCCACAAAATgccagtctttctggaaactttCAGGCACTATTAGAATTTCGAATTGACAGCGGCGACCAAACACTGCAACATCACTTGAAAAACTGCACCCAGAAATGCGACATATTTCTAAAACCCGTCAAAAACGAGATGATTACAACTGTGGGTGCTATCATAGTGAATAATTTGTCGCAGGAAATCAGGGAGAGCAAATATTTTTCTATTATGTCTGACGAAGCAGCTGACgtatcaaacaaagaaaatctttcaGTGGTGATCAGATTTCTTGATTCAAACAAAACAGTCAGAGAAGGATTTGTGGGATTCTACCTTTGTGAGGATGGAACGACAGGAGCAGCTTTCAAAGATTAAATAATTGGTGCTGTAGCTGATTTAGGACTATCTATGGATGACTGTCAAGGCCAATGTTATGATGGTGCGGGAAAATGGCATTCGGAGAGCACCAAATTTCATATTGTCTTGGTGGAGCATGCCCCCAAACCCCCCTAGTTTAGTTGGTGCAAATCACTcatgaaaaatcctggatccacccctgagaAAACCATACAGAAAATGCCGACAAGAATCGAGCTGGGCTTACTTTTTCCGAGAGGAGGGGGGAACTCTATGTGGTTTACCGATAAAGGAAATGGAAAGCCCGGGAAGGTCGTTATCTGAAAGGCGCGAGTTTTCTGGCAGCACCGCGACAAACTCAACATACTCACCCTTTAATGTTGCGCGTTTAACTTTGGTTGGAACATGTGCTGATAACGGCGACTGTCCTTGAAAAATGGGGAAGGAATGTTGTTGCTGGCACTGGGATGGTTGAGAAGGCTGGCGATGAAGTCGAAGTCGTCGGTGAGTAGCAAATGGCGGGAGTTTGTCGAGGTTGCACAGATTGAGGCGGAGGCTATTGAGGTTGGAGCAGGAACTGATTGGGCGGTAGATTCCTCGATTTTCGTCCACGATGATGGAAATAAGAGTGGCTAACGTGGTTGGGGACGTGTCTGTGTGTGAAGCTCTTCTtgcttggacgccatcttggaataaaatttgaccgttttgaccGCTGTTTCAAGCAGCGCATCGTCAGGGATGGTGACAATTGGTGGGTCTATATAGGATGAAACTTCCTCAGCAGAAGGACGTGAAGTAAAGGGGTTCACGGTGGAGCGTGAACGTTTCTCTGCGGGTCAGATGGACGCTTGGTGTACGCGAGCTACAAGATGGTGCGGAAGGAACAACGGtgtgaagccgttcaataaattgttcccgagttccagtaataaataaaagGTTTGAGATAGCAAGGGGCGTAAAAAACCGCGTTTGTGAGGTCAGCAAATTCCCCAGCAAAGATTAAATTGCtcaacggaaaaaacagaactagttgagctttggaaatgtcaaactgagaaggctcgcatggcgggatgaatgaaatagccaaataaggtagtcacgtgatgggaagtcacgctctcctcccaggcgctgcccagtatttgcttaccagcattaacatctattttattctaaaatatcatcaACGCATCCCACGTTAACGCCACCAGGCGTCTTGTTGGGATAACAAGGGCTAactctcgaaacgtcagcttttaggaggatcacagcttcacttgttttcatatccgcagttcatatatgatccatttcatatatcatttcatcgttgattcattcctcacggtacattagaacccacaaatgaccagctcccaacgtcagtgtcttcatagctcagttggttagagcgtcgcaccggtatcgcgaggtcacgggttcaaaccccgttgaagttatgaatttttcaggcttctttacgcaattgcaaaaataactcataactgcgaggatcatagcttcacttgatttagaATCTCTGTTCGGTGGTTGGGATAGTTatgggccgatttacacggtactatttttgtcgcatgcgacaaactTACGACAGGCTTTCTACTCGTTTACGATTGTCGTGTACGTCcggaaaaatgtcgtagcattttaaaacatgttttaaaacgctgcgacaatcgtaagtcatgtcgtaggcctgtcgtaagcttgtaaAAGCATGTGTCGAAATCGCACCGTGTATTTCGGCcctatcgaacccattcccttCTTTGCTCGGTCATGGATcaaactaatatatagatttagccaagcctaaaagcggagctcccggcttgtttattcgtactggctataggattagtgaaaataaaaggctttggaactgtccgcctttggttttcccggtcattttatgtcattttcttcgctgcctaactagtgaattccacggttaatttcacctgaaaaaccgactgatcgcatgaatcacgaagggatgagtgtgatatcggtttttccagcgaaatctactgtcgaattcaccagttaggcaattaatttttcttgaatcgcaagagtttgaaaagaaaacaagcaaatcctcagcaagcgaacggaaaaggaaagaagccatttcagagtcgactgtcaaaagccagcgaataggaatcacgctaaaattagaaatcacagacgtactatagctcgtgatgtgacagatcgtactttatttattcgactttatctctgaaaacgagatcatttacattttgatgtacttcattgaaacacgccagcttggcttagaaccagaatcggctagaaaggacaaacttcaaacaagatctccaacaaattacctgaacgtgctctaaacaagcttctgaaaacacaagctggtgatatttctccttactttttacgagaactcattgcgattacatgtgtagaacataagtgcaaaattttcttgtcactgtcgaggcacatcgaaaaacaattaggcaagcggagtaaaaaacttcttgttcgctcgcattttaaagccaaacaaacagcaaaagatcgattatttctgtccaaaaagactacagatgattgttatttaattccagttaacaataaagattcgagtttcattcctgagaaaaggaaaaaacgactaaaccactttttagaaatatgcatccacttgaaataactcatgcg
Above is a window of Montipora capricornis isolate CH-2021 chromosome 6, ASM3666992v2, whole genome shotgun sequence DNA encoding:
- the LOC138053159 gene encoding 52 kDa repressor of the inhibitor of the protein kinase-like, with protein sequence MTRELLPIDRQINSLLQQQIKRNREILKSLFKTIIFCKRNNIALRGPRDDDPQNASLSGNFQALLEFRIDSGDQTLQHHLKNCTQKCDIFLKPVKNEMITTVGAIIVNNLSQEIRESKYFSIMSDEAADVSNKENLSVVIRFLDSNKTVREGFVGFYLCEDGTTGAAFKD